The Desulfonatronum thiosulfatophilum DNA segment TTGCAGCGCCATGCTGAAGATAACCGAAGCAAGACTCCTGAGCACACTTGAAAATCTTGACGAGCATGCGGCGGTGCGGGTGGATTCCGCCATCGCCCCCAAGGCCCGCAAGGCCCTGGAAACCATGCTGGACGTCATGGCGAGCAGAAAATGATCGATACTGTCGAGACACGAGCCCTGGTCATCGGCTCCGGGATTGCCGGTTGCGTCGCGGCGCTGACCATCGCCGAGGCCGGCGTGGATGTAGTGTTGATCTGTGCTGGTCGCCAGCTGGACGACGGGAACACGGCCCTGGCCCAGGGGGGGATTGTCTACCGCGGGCTTGGGGATTCCGCGCAGCTGATGGCCAAGGACATCATCACCGCGGGCTGGGAGTTGAACTATCCCCGCGCCGTGCGGTTTCTTTGCCGCAAGGGGCCGGAAGTCCTGAACAAGATTTTTCTGGAAAAACTGGCCGTGCCCTTTGCCCGTGAAGAGCACGGGGAATACCACCTGACCATGGAAGGCGGTCACAGTCGGCCTCGAATCCTCTACAGCGCGGACTATACCGGGCGTGTGATCATGGACAGCCTGATCGTGGCCGTACGCAAGAATCCGCACATCCGCGTGATGACCGAAATGACGGCCATCGACGTCCTGACCACCCACCATCACAGTCATTCCCTGGAAATACGCTACCAGATCGAGAACCAGTGCGTCGGGGCGTACGTGCTTGAACATTCCACGGGAATCGTCCGGCGTTTTCTGGCGGATTACACGGTTCTGGCCACGGGCGGGATCGGCCAGATCTACCTGAACACCACCAATACTTCGGGCTCGCTGGGCTCGGGTTTTGCCATGGCCCACCGCGCCGGGGCCAGGCTGATGAACCATGAATACATCCAGTTTCACCCGACATCCCTGTTTCACCGCAGTCCGCGCAAGTTCCTGATTTCCGAGGCAGTGCGCGGCGAGGGCGCGAAACTGGTCAACGTTCACGGCCATGCCTTCATGGCGGATTATGATCCCCGGGCTGATCTGGCTCCCCGGGACATTGTGACCAGGGCCATTGTCGATGAGATGCTCAAGACCGGCGAGGACTTTGTCTATCTTGACGCAGCGAACTACATCGACACCGATATCGCGCAGCGCTTTCCGACCATTCATCAGAAATGCCTGGAAGGCGGGGTCGACATGGCCAAGGAACCCATCCCGGTTGTCCCGGCTGCCCATTACTTCTGTGGGGGCATTCTGGTGGATCAGCAGGGGCGGACCACCATCGAACGGCTCTATGCGGGCGGCGAGTGCGCGTGCACCGGAGTTCACGGAGCCAATCGCCTGGCGAGCACTTCGCTGCTGGAAGGATTGGTGTGGGGGCACGCCATCGGGCAGGATATCGCGTTGCGCGTGAAGCGCAACGCCATGCTGAACAACCGGTTGAAGTCCTCCATCGCTCCGTGGTTCGCCCTGGGGCATCGCCAGAACGAGGACCCGGTACTCGTGAGTCAGGATTGGGCGACCATCAAGCATACCATGTGGAACTACGTGGGCATCAAGCGGACCACGCCCCGCCTGAAACGCGCTTTCGACGACCTGCGCGACCTGAACAAACGCCTGCACTCCTTCTACAAGGAAACCCAAATTTCCAAATCTCTGGTGGATCTGTTCCACGGCTGCCAGACGGCCTACATCATTACGACGGCGGCCATGCGCAATCCCCAGAGCAAGGGATGCCATTACCGGGATGACACGTAGCGTGATCCGCACGTTGCGCCTGAACTTGTGAACCATGGCTGAACAGTTTCCTTCCCCTCCGCATCTCTCTTCATGGAGAAGTTACCGTGGTCGGTGCCGGCCGGGACCAGGGGAAGTAGGATTCCAAGTGGTGGTGGCGCAGACGGATCTGTGGGTTGTCGCTGAAAGCGACTTGCGCAGGGAAGTGCTGCAGGCCGTGAATGACTGCCGCGGACAACTGGAGGCGCACATCGCGGTCCAACCCGAATTCGCGACCAGCCTTGAGCCCGTGGACGTCAAGTCTTCTGTTCCAGCCGTCATCCAGGCCATGGCCAAGGCTGGTCGGATCTGCAACGTTGGCCCAATGGCCGCCGTGGCCGGGTCCGTGGCGCAATGGGTAGCCGAACGATGCGCGTCACGGAGTCCGAACCTCATCGTGGAGAATGGCGGAGATCTTTACCTGCAATCGACCCGGGAGCGCATTGTCGGCCTGCTTGCGGTTCCCAAAAGCGAAATGAGCATGGGATTACGTTTAATGCCTGAGGATTTCCCTTGTTCACTTTGCTCATCATCAGCAACCATCGGCCATTCCCTGAGCTTCGGCCAAGCCGACCTGGTGGTGACGCGCTCCAAAAACGCCGCCCTGGCCGACGCCGCGGCCACCGCCCTTGGCAACATGCTGCAGTCGCCCGGGGAGATGTCCCGGGTCATGGATCAGGCCAAACGTTTCGCCAGACATGGCTTGGACGGGGTCTTCGCCCAGTGCGGGGACCAGGTGGGCGTTTGGGGCAAGATGGACTTGGTTTGCCTTGAGTCGACGTAACAAGCCAAGCCTCAGCTGACTTGATCCAATGTCCCTTCCTCTTCGGGCATGATTTCCAGCAGATCGTGCTTCAGGGCCCAATGCAGGCAGAAGCGAACGGTTGCCTGGTCAATCTGGGGAAAGAGCCGGTCCATTTTCATCACCAATTCAGCAAAGGTCACTGGCTTGCGGGCGCAAAAAAGGATCTGCCTGATGGCCTCCGGCGTGACCAGATCTTCCAACCCGGCATAGATCACCGGAAAATCCCGACCCGAATAGATTTTTTCGCCAATGCGCGAGCAACGCAGTCTTGTTTGCGCGTCCATGGTTGAATGGTGAAAGCCGGCAAAAATTCCGGCATAGGGAAGCTCCAGGGGACGGGCGAAGACTTTTCCGGGCAAGGGGGCGACCTCCTGCTCCCAAAGGTGATCCCAAAGCGCAAGATGTTGCCGGATCAGATCCGGCCAGGAGTAATGGGTTCTGACGTGGAGTTCGGCCCGCCGGCCCATGTCGCGGCGTAGCTCGGGGTTGTCGATCAGCCGTCTCAGGGCTTCGGCCAGTGCAGGTACAAGGACCGCCGTTTGTTGCGCCAGGAGAAACTGGACCTCGTAATCCGGGATCAAGCCGGAAAGCATGTCGATGTCGTCTGAATCCTTTGGCCCGATGGTGGGAATCAAATATCCGGTCTGTTCATGGAGAACGATGTCCCGGTACCCGCTGTAATCGGCGGCGATGACCGGCAGTCCGGCCAGACCGGCCTCCAGGAGGGTCAGCCCGAAGGTTTCCTGAGGATTGTCCGCCAGGGAAATGAAGATGTCCGCCGCGGTATAGAGTTCCTGCTTGAGCTCATCGTCGGGACGGGGAATGAGCCGGATGGGAAGCCCGACGTTGCGGGCCAGGGCGGAAAATGTTTCGGGAAAGTCGTCCCGCGGCTCGACCCAGCCGGCTATCACAAGCAGTACCCGGGAGTCTTTTTTCGGAGCAATCCGCTGCCATGCCCGGAGCAGGGGCAACAGGTCCATTTTGGCATGGGGCGAAATTCTGCCCAGCACCAGCATTACGCAGGTCTCGTCGGACGCCTTCAGGCCGTCTCTGCCCTTGCGGCGAATGGCCTCGTGGGGAGCTGGCGTGCTAGGAGGCTTCATGCCCAGAGGGATGACGGACACCTCGGGCTGCGGGAACCGGTGCGCATCCAGCTCGAAATGCCGGCGCAGATGGGTGAAATAGGCCTGCACGGCGCCTTTTCCGGCACGTGACGTGGCGATGATCCCGTCGCGGGCCGTGCATCCGGACCAGAGGTGGGCCAGGAATTGGGCCGGGTATCCGGGATAACTCAGGGAATGAGTGACGCTGGTGACGGGAAAGAGGTCGTCGGAATAGGCGTTGCGCAATCGGGCCAGGGCAGGGGGGTGGTTGATGCAGTCCGAAAGATGGAAGCAGTGATAGCCATTGGTCCGCAGGGCTTTCGGCAATTCATGGCGCAGGAAAAAGCGGACATGACCGTTATTCAGAAAGCCTGGATATCGTTGCCTGAAAATCTCCTCGGTCTGCTGTACTTCTCTGGGCGTGGCAAGAAAGAAATGGTAGGCGTCAAACGGATCGAGATCAAAAAGGGCCGACAGAAACTGCTCATTCGCCACCCTGCGGCCCCAGATCGCCCCGGATTCGAGAAACGGATCCAATGTCCCCCAGATGCGGGGCTGTGTTTTCGTCATGGAAGCGTCTTTGGTCAAACGAACCTCGGCAAATTCTGAACTTACCGCCCCTATTGCCAACTTCCCAGATAAACAACGAATCTCTTCTAATCGCAATCGCAATCGCAATCGCAATCGTGTCTACTCACCTGAGGAAGTCGCGCTGGACTCTCCGACCTCGCAAGTTCCACCCCGCTTCCTCCCCTCGTAATCAGCCTGCCTTGCCCGCCTCCTGGATGTCCCGGGTCCGGATCTCGGCCCGCTTGATCTTGCCGCTGATGGTTTTGGGCAGTTCGTCGAGATACTCCACGACCCTGGGATATTTGTAGGGGGCGGTCAGGGATTTGACATGCTCCTGGAGCTCTTTGGTCAATGCTTCCGAAGCAGCATATCCCGGAGCCAGCACCACCGTGGCCTTGACCGCCTGGCCGCGAACCGGGTCCGGGATGCCGGTGACAGCGGCCTCCACCACGGCCGGGTGGGTGATCAAAACGCTTTCGACCTCAAACGGTCCGATCCGGTAGCCGGAACTCTTGATCAGGTCGTCCACCCTTCCCAGAAACCAGAGATACCCTTCCTCGTCCGTCCAGGCCTTGTCGCCGGTATGATAATACCCGCCGGCCCTGGACTGGGCCGTCTTCTCCGGCTCATCCAGATAGCCGGTGAAGAGTCCCAGGGGATTGCCGCCATCGAGGCGAATGCAGATCTCGCCCTCCTCGCCCGGCGCGCAGGGCTGCTGGTCGTCGTTGAGGAGCACCACGTCCCACCCCGGACTGGGCTTGCCGATGGAACCCGGCTTGGGCGTCATGAAGGGAAACGTGGCGACCTGCAGCGTGGTCTCGGTCTGTCCGTAGCCTTCGTAGATGGCCAGTCCGGTGGCTTCTTTCCAGGCATGAAAAACGCCGTCGTTGAGCAGTTCTCCAGCAGTGGTGCAATGACGCAGGCTGGAGAGGTCCAGGCCGGAGAAATCCTGGCGAATCAGGAATCGGTACACCGTGGGCGGTCCGCAGAAGGACGTCACCTTGTGCTCGGCCAGGAGCGCCAACAGCTTTGCCGGATCGAACTTGCCCCGAAAGTCGTGGACGAAAACAACGGCCCCGGCCATCCATTGACCGTAGAATTTCCCCCAGACCGCCTTGCCCCATCCCGTATCGGCCAGTGTAAGGTGGATGTCGCCTGGGCGCAGATCATGCCAATGGATTCCGGTGGTATAGTGACCCAGAGGATAGGTATGTACATGCTCGACCATCTTCGGCGGCCCGGTGGTGCCGGAAGAAAAAAAGATCAGCAGGCTTTCCTGGCCGCCGGCTGCGTCTTCGGGCCGAGGAAACGTTTCTGCGGCTTCGGAAACGGTCGCGGCGTAATCCAGCCAGCCACGTGCCGGAAGCGTCGCCTCTCCGGATCCGACATGAATCAGGGTGCGCAGGCCGGGACAATCCGCAAGGGCAGCTTGAACAACGGGCGCGACTCCGCCATCGACTATCGCGGCCTTAATGCGGGCGAAGTTGACCCGGTAGACGATGTCCTTGGCGGTGAGCAGAGCTGGGGAAGGCACGGCCACGGCGCCAATTTTGTGCAAGGCGAGCATGCTGATCCAGAACTCCACCCGTCGGTGCAGGATGAGCATCACCCGGTCGCCTTTGCCCAGGCCGAGTTTCCGGAGGGCATTGGCCAGCTTGTTGGATTCCAGCTCGAAGAAGCCAAGGGTGTAGTCCTTACGAACTCCGGCATCGTCGACATGGATCATGGCCGGTCGGTCAGGATCCTGCCGGGCCTGTTCGGCCAGAAAGTCAAAAGCAAAATTGTAGTTTTCAGGTATGTCGATCTGAAAGGATTTCACAAAGTCTTCGTATGACGTGGAGGAAACGTTCATTTGTCGCTCGTTCTCGATGAGATGTTGAAAAATTCGACGCGGGCTTTGCGCTTCCAGGAGGGATCAGTGGTGGGAAATCAAGACACACCATGTTCCGTCACTGCCGGTTCCCTTGAATGGTGTGGAATTTCCGGAGGTTTCACAGGCAGTTGGCACCGCGAAGGCCTAGATAATGACGTCCAGAAACGTGGCTTCGGCCTGATCCAGCCCTCGCAGCGCATGGGGCGTTCTGGACGTGAAGTAGAGGCTGTCTCCCGGTTCCAGGATGAGAATCTGGTCGCCAAGGCGGAGCTCCAGCTTGCCGGAGATCATGTGGATGAATTCCTGGCCGGCGTGTTCGGTGAATGTCAGCTCATCTTCGGTTTTCGGCGGCACGGTCACCAGAAACGGCTCCATCCTGCGGCCGGTGAAACTGAAGGCCAGGCTTTTGTAGGTGTAGTCCTTGCGCCGGTCCACGCTCATGCCTTTGCCGCGGCGGACCAGGGCGTGATTGTGCAAATGGGCCTCGCCACCGGAAAGGAGGACGGTCAGGTCGACGCCGCAGGCCCGGGCGATCTGAAAAAGATGGCCTACCGGAATTTCCACTGTACCGGATTCGTACAGGGCAACTTTATCCGATGTGGATTCAATCTTTGCGGCCATTTCTTCGACGCTCAGGTCCAGGGCTTCGCGCAGCCCACGCAGACGCGGGGCGATATGCGTGTAGGGCGGATCTTCCAACGATGATGGAGGCATTGGTTGAGACATGATTACCTTATTGACGTGTTGAGATCAGGTTCAGAGCCATGGTCACGGCATTAAGCAGGCTTTCCGGTGAAGCCGCATCCCTGCCGACGAGATCATACCCCGTGCCGTGATCCGGACTGGTGCGCACATAGGGCAGGCCAAGGGTCATCTGGATGCCGGCATGAAAGTGGAGCAGCTTGAATGGCGCGAGTCCTTGGTCGTGATACATGGCCAAGACGGCAGAGAAGTCGCCGATCCTGGCGCGGTGAAAAACTGTGTCCGCGGCCAGCGGACCGACGACGTTCCATCCCCGGGCCGTTGCCTCGGCCACGGCTGGAGTAATGATTCTTTGTTCCTCGTCACCGATGCTCCCTTCCTCCCCGGCATGCGGATTGAGGCCGCATACAGCAATGGGCCGGCGCATGTCCATAGAATGCATCAGCTTGTGCGTCAATTCCAGCTTGTGGAGAATCAGTTTCGTTGTGATCAATTCCGGCACGGCCCGCAGTGCCGGGTGGGTGGTGGCCAAACTGACCCGCAGTTCCGGTCCCCAGAAATGCATGCAGACATTGTCCCCAGACAATCCGGCACGGGCGGCCAGGAATTCGGTATGCCCGGCATAGGCGAATCCTGCCTGCTGGAGCATGGCCTTGTTCAGCGGGCAGGTGACCAGTGCGTGGGCGGTGTGAGAGTCAAGCAGGGTGCAAGCAATTTCAAGGGATTCGCCGGCGGCCTTGCCCCCGGCTATGGTGGCCAGTCCGGGCTGAAACGGTAACCTGGAAAGGCTGGGAGGAGCATGGAGATACACTCCGGAAGGCTGCAGGGAAATTGTGTTCACATCCGGTAAGGGGCGCCAGAAGGAGGGTTGGCTCCTCATCCGCAGGTGATGATGCAAAGCCTGTTCAGGTCCGATGATCAGGATGCGTCCATCGGGGAAGAGTGATTCGCCGAAGATACGACAAACAAGCTCCGGACCCAGACCGTTTGGATCTCCAAGAGTCAGGGCGACGGTGGAAAGGCTTGGCGCTGCCGACTGGCCCGACTGCGTCTTAGTATGCATACGGGAAGGGCATGATGCAGTTATAATCGGCTAGTATAAAAGGACGATTGTAGAGGCTTTTCGGGCTTTGATCCGCAACCGGGACGCGGTCGGGAATGGGAAGTCATGCGTCCTTTTGTCGGGGAGAAAGGGAGAGACAATCCTCACGAAAGACGCAACCGGTCTGGTCGCAAAAACCTGTCTCGGCCCGGGCGAAGCAATCAAAATTGCCTTCATCAAGTTGGATCATTCGAATGGCTTGAATCTTGGTGATGCCGATGCCGAACTTGATTCCTTTTTCCTTGGCCATGGCCCGGATTTCGTTCATTTTCATGGGTAAAACGTCCTCATTTTTCAGGTTGAAGGCACGTATTGCACGGAAATCTCGTCCAACAGCTTATCCTTTGGACAGATCCGCGCCAAGTTCGCTGTAGGCCCGAATATATTTTTGAGCCGCGCTGGTCCATGAGAAATCGGTACGCATGGCCCGCACCTGCATTGCATTCCACTGCTGACGCTTTGACCAAAGGTCCAGGGCCTGATTGATGCATTTCAGAAAGGCATCAGATTCGGCGGGCGAAAAGATGAAGCCCGTAGATTCCGGGTGGGGGTAACTGACGATGGTGTCCAATAAGCCCCCAACCGCCGAGGCGACGGGCAGGCTGCCGTACCGGAGGCTGTACATCTGGGTCAGGCCGCAGGGTTCGTATCGGGAGGGCATCAGGAACAAATCCACGCCGGCCTGAATGCGGTGGGCCAAGTCCTCCGTATATCCGATCCGCGCCACGAATCGACCAGGATAGGTTTCCATCATGTCCTGGAGCAGGGCCTCGAACTGCAGATTGCCTTCGCCCAGAACCACAACGGATACGTCACGACGGAGCAGTTCCGGCAGGATGTCCAGAAGCATGTCGATGCCTTTCTGACGACGCAGACGGCCGACAAAGCCCAGCAGTGGGCGGGTAAGCATTTTCGGGTCCAGACAAAGTTCATGGAAGAGACTTTCCTTGCAGCGCAGTTTGCCTTTCAGCAGTTCCGGTGAGTAGGTGCACGGGAGAAACCGGTCCTGACGAGGATCCCAGATTTCGTAGTCGGCTCCGTTGAGGATGCCTCGCAGGTCCGAAGCCCTGTACTGAAGAATGCCTTCCAGTCCGCATCCGAATTCCGGTGTGAGTATCTCTTCCGCATAGGTCGGACTGACCGTGGTTACCATATCTGCGTAGGAAATTCCGCTTTTGAGAAGATTGAAGTCCCCGAAGTATTCGGCCCCGCCGCTGTGCCACGCCGTATGAGGCAGTCCGGAGTGCTGAAAGAGGCGGTAGGCGAAGCGGCCCTGGAACGCCAGGTTGTGGACCGTCATCACGGACTTGGTGTTCTCCCAGAAGGGATCGACCTTGCGCAGGAAGTGCAGGTATGCCGGCACCAGGGCGGCGTGCCAGTCGTGGGCATGGATGACGGCCGGTGGATGGGCCAGTCGTCTGGTCCACTCCATGGTTGCCCGGCAAAAGAAAATAAACCGCTCGCAGTTGTCGAAATAATCTCCCTTGTGGGTGCAATACAGAAAGCGCCGATCAAAATATTCACCGCGCGAGATGAAGTAGACCGGCAGGCCGTGGTAGTCGGCCAGGAAAATGTCTGCTGTGGTGTCCGGCCAGGGGTAGCCGACGGGGCAGTCCTCGTAAATCAGCCGCAAGGGGAATTCGCTGCTGGCGAGCCGGCCATAGAACGGGGTGATCACCCCGACATTGACGCCGAGCCGGGAAAGAGCCAAAGGCAAGGCTCCCATCACGTCCGCGAGCCCCCCGGTCTTCGAAAACGGGTACATTTCCGAGGTCACGAACAGGACCTGAGGATAGTTGTCCATATGATTTTCTCCCGTCAACGGCGTCCGCTGGCTTTCAGGGAACGGGTTTGTTCAGGGGCTGAAAGATACGCAAATAATCTTGCAGGATCCGGCCATGGTCGAAGGCCAGGTCCGAAGGCAGGTCGTCCACTGGAAAAATCCCGATTTTGCCTGCATCGTCTCCGGCTTTCATTTGTTCCGGGTTGACGGCCTGGGCCGTGTAAACGGTAGTTATGGTGTGCTGGCGGGGATCACGCCGGGGATCGGAGTAGACGCCGAGAAGACCGGTCAGCTCGACATCCAGGCCGGTTTCTTCCCGAGCCTCCCGCACAGCGGCCTGCTCAGCGGATTCGCCATGGTCGATGAACCCCCCGGGCAAGGCCCAGCCAGGTGGCGGATTGCGGCGCTCGATGAGCACTATTCCCTGTCCGGGGATGTGGATAAGGATGTCCACCGTGGGGACGGGATTGAGGTAATCCTCCAGCAATCCGGCGCAGTGTGAACACGTTTTATGTAATTTTGGCATGATATTATGATATTTTTTGGCGAGTGCGTCGAGAAAACAATCGATATCAGGTCGTCAACCTTCTATTAGGATTAAGCCATGTCATTCACGGCGAAAAAATAGTAAACGTACCCATCACAAAGGGCAATATATTCTTTATTTAGAACAAGTATTCAGCCGAGGTCCGGTTTGTCTTGATATTGCAATCTCGCATGTTTGGCGGGCACTTGTCTTTCAAAAAAGAACGCAAGGCGATGATTCACTCCGTCAATGACGTCACCTCGGCCTCGATGATAAAATGAGAATGGTTCGATGCGCCCTTTTGGTTACCCGGTTGGCTGACGGCTATGACTCCTCCCGAAGGCTGCACGACCCGATTGACGCCGCTAAAAATGCTGTAGGCCACGCTGCCTGATCCGCAGGCGGTCTCGGGAACAAAAGAATCCACCGCCGCGACATGAACGTAGGGGGTGATGCGGTTTTCCGCGTACAGGACAGCACCAAAGGCCGGCATGGAGAACCGGGAACAGAGATCCGCAAGGAACGCCTTACCCATGTTCGGGCGTTGTGCCGATGGGAGCAGGATGAAGCCGATGCCTTGCAGCAGTATAATGTTGTCCTGCCTGCTCCACGAAATGGGCACGGTGATGACGGTTGTGCCGCCATGGTTTTTGTAGGCAACGGGCTGCTCCAGCCCGCTGACTTTGATCCAACCTTGTGGTCCCAGGGTGGACGCAAAGGCCAGGGAGGCATTGATGCAAAATTCTCCGCCCATCATTTCCATTCTCGGGGAACGGGAATCATCCACCATGATGAATCCGACCTGCTCCACCTCCTGGAGAAGGTCGGCCACAAGGGTCTTGCGCCTGCCTGAAGGGCATTCCAGCACAAGAGCTGTGGAATTGCCTCCGGCAATGAGAAATTTTTGGATTTGCATACATCCCCCGGGGATCGGATATGCCCCAGACTGATCACAAAGTGAACGTGCGCCGCAGCAAGGCCGGTTGTTCTTGTCCCGGCCTTGTACAAGACGAATCAGTTGCAGTGGCAGGCGCAATGGACGCTCCGTCATGCGGCAGTCGAGCCGTTTCGCCGCCTGCACTGCTGCCAGGCTGATAGCCTCAGAGTTCAGAAAAGCCAAGCATCATTCGCTTTTTCCTTTGCGGCTACTTGACATCTTGATCATCGCCTTTGAGTATGTTCGATGCCGCGGTAACACACCTGCCGAAGCGGTCAAAACACGGAAGAGAAAAGCATTCTGGAGAGAAGATGAACAATTGCTGGCGGATTCTGTTGGTGATGATATTTTTAGGGCTGGTAAATGGCGGCGAGGTTCTCGCCCAACCTCCCGGACAGCCTCCGGCCGTTGTGGAGGTGGACAGCATTACATCCGGCCTGATGCGTGTGGAAAAGGAATTCCTGGGCACGGTTTACTTCCAGGAAACCTCCCTGGTGGCCGCTGAAGTCAGCGGGCGGATCACGGCGGTGCATTTCGAGCAGGGCGACACGGTCAGCCAGGGCGCAAAGCTGGTGACCATGGACGGGGTGTTGAAGTCCAAGGACCTGCAGTCGCGGCAGGCGCAACGCGAGGAAGCGCTGGTGGAACTTGCCCGGGCCCAGCGGGAACTGGGACGATTGGAGCGGCTTTTCGAGCAGAGCACGGTTTCCGAGCAGGAATATGATCATGTCCGGTTTCAGGTCGAGGGGCTTGAGCGCCGGGCTGAATCTCTGGCGGCGGAGATCGCCAAGATCCAGGAAGAACTGCGCAAACTGGAGGTACGGGCGCCCTTTGACGGGGTCGTGCTCTCCCGGCAAAGCAATCTCGGGGAATGGCTGGCTCCCGGTTCCCCGGTGGCCGAAGTGGCCCGCACAGGGCTGCTGGATATTATGGTCAACGTCCCGATCAACGTGGCAATGTCCCTTGAGCAGGGACAGACCGTGGCCGGCCAGGCAGTAGGAAGAGAGCTGGAAGGGCGGGTCACGGCCGTCATCCCAAGGGGTGACGTGGGCAGCCGGACATTCCCGGTCAAGGTGCGGCTGCACGACGAACCAGGATTGCTGGAAGGCATGGAGGTCCGCCTTTTCATGCCAACCGGTGAAAGCCATGAGGGGCTGATCGTTCCGCGGGATGCGGTGGTTTCCAGTCCCATGGGCAGCGTCATTTTTCTGGTCCGGGAAGAGCAGGCCAGAATGATCCCGGTGACCGTCGCCGCCTATGCCTGGGACAAGGCCGGCATCCAGGCCCAGGGGGTCGAAGAGGGCGATCTGGTTGTGGTCAAGGGGCAGGAGCGGCTCAGGGACAACCAGCCCGTGCGCCTTCGCGGCAACCAGTCCGAGGGCGCCGGACCCTGATGGACGCGAGGATTATCTTCGAACACTGATCTGGATCGGCGTGAGGCGCCGGTGGTCCGCGCGACATTTTGCATAAAAGACTTCCATCTGAATCCACTCCCGAGTCATCAATGAATCCAATCAGTTTCGCCATTCGTAATCCGGTCACCATTATGGTGGGCGTGATTTTCGTCGTCCTGTTCGGCCTGATTTCCCTGTTCGGCATGCCCTATCAGCTCAGTCCCACGGTGGTCGAGCCGGAAATTTCGGTCCAGACGGTCTGGGTCGGGGCCACTCCCTACGAAATCGAGCGGGACATCATCGAGGAGCAGGAAAACGTCCTCAAAGGCATTCCCGGCCTGCTTGAAATGGAGAGCGAAAGCTTCAGTTCCTTTGGCCGCATCAACCTGCGGTTCTCTCTGGGGACGAACGTGGATGACGCCCTGCTGCGCGTTTCCAACAAGTTGAATGAAGTCCGTTCGTATCCCCAGGGCGCAGATCGACCGGTGATTTCCGCCACGGGGGCGGCCT contains these protein-coding regions:
- the glgA gene encoding glycogen synthase GlgA; this encodes MDNYPQVLFVTSEMYPFSKTGGLADVMGALPLALSRLGVNVGVITPFYGRLASSEFPLRLIYEDCPVGYPWPDTTADIFLADYHGLPVYFISRGEYFDRRFLYCTHKGDYFDNCERFIFFCRATMEWTRRLAHPPAVIHAHDWHAALVPAYLHFLRKVDPFWENTKSVMTVHNLAFQGRFAYRLFQHSGLPHTAWHSGGAEYFGDFNLLKSGISYADMVTTVSPTYAEEILTPEFGCGLEGILQYRASDLRGILNGADYEIWDPRQDRFLPCTYSPELLKGKLRCKESLFHELCLDPKMLTRPLLGFVGRLRRQKGIDMLLDILPELLRRDVSVVVLGEGNLQFEALLQDMMETYPGRFVARIGYTEDLAHRIQAGVDLFLMPSRYEPCGLTQMYSLRYGSLPVASAVGGLLDTIVSYPHPESTGFIFSPAESDAFLKCINQALDLWSKRQQWNAMQVRAMRTDFSWTSAAQKYIRAYSELGADLSKG
- a CDS encoding NUDIX domain-containing protein, which produces MPKLHKTCSHCAGLLEDYLNPVPTVDILIHIPGQGIVLIERRNPPPGWALPGGFIDHGESAEQAAVREAREETGLDVELTGLLGVYSDPRRDPRQHTITTVYTAQAVNPEQMKAGDDAGKIGIFPVDDLPSDLAFDHGRILQDYLRIFQPLNKPVP
- a CDS encoding efflux RND transporter periplasmic adaptor subunit; translated protein: MNNCWRILLVMIFLGLVNGGEVLAQPPGQPPAVVEVDSITSGLMRVEKEFLGTVYFQETSLVAAEVSGRITAVHFEQGDTVSQGAKLVTMDGVLKSKDLQSRQAQREEALVELARAQRELGRLERLFEQSTVSEQEYDHVRFQVEGLERRAESLAAEIAKIQEELRKLEVRAPFDGVVLSRQSNLGEWLAPGSPVAEVARTGLLDIMVNVPINVAMSLEQGQTVAGQAVGRELEGRVTAVIPRGDVGSRTFPVKVRLHDEPGLLEGMEVRLFMPTGESHEGLIVPRDAVVSSPMGSVIFLVREEQARMIPVTVAAYAWDKAGIQAQGVEEGDLVVVKGQERLRDNQPVRLRGNQSEGAGP